TGGTGCAGGTCCACCGTCCTTCGATACACGCGCCAGAGCGCGCACTCAGGACTTACGGTCGCGGGTAGACCCTGAATCCAGTTCAGGACCGCGCCAGAGCGCGCACTCAGGACTAGCGGGTCTTGTCTCCTGAACTCATATCCCCAACTCCCCCTGCTCTCCTTCGCGGACGAGCTTCTTGCCGGAGGAGCGCAGGGAGTAGCCCTTGGGGAAGTCGAACTCCTTGCCCTCCAGGAGTTCCTTGATCGTGCGTATCTGGAGCTTGGGGATCTTCCGGCCTGAGGGCGAGTCGAAGAACCCGAGTTCCTCCGCTTCGGTATACATCCCCTTCGTCGGCGTGTCGAGGCAGATGAAGAACCCCATCGCCCCCTTGTCTCGCTGGATGACGTGCGAGAAGTCCCGGATCATGCCGGGGTTCAGCTTCCCGCCCTTGACCTGCACGACCGCCCACTGGAGCTTGCTTTCGAGGTCCATGAAGTAGACCTTGCCGTCGACGCCCTTGTCGCCGCTCTTCTCCGGCTGGGGGACGCCCGCGACGAGGCCGACCGCCCATATCTCGAACTGCTTCGGGCTCTCCTCGAAGAGCTTGTGGGCCGAGTACTGGTCCTTCGGGTCGCCGAGCACGTCGTACTCCTTGCCGCGCGTGAGGCCGAAGTCCTTCAGCAGGCGGCTGATCATCAGGTCGAGCGCGATGTAGGTGATGTCTATGCCGATCCACTGCCGCCCGAGCTTCTCCGCGGCGACGACCGCCGTGCCGCACCCGCAGAACGGGTCGAACACGATATCGCCGGGGTTCGATGAGGCGCTGATGATCCGCTCCAGGAGCGCGAGCGGCTTCTGCGTGGGATAGCCCATGCGTTCAGCGGCAATGTTGTGGATGGGTTTGATGTCTGGCCAGATGTCCTGCATCGGTATGCCAAGCGCCGCGTCAAGATACCGCTTGCCCTGAGGTACGCCGCCCTCCTTCTTAGGCCAATGGATCATGCCCACTTCGTCAAGCTTGTCGAGACGAGCTAACAGATCATACTGGCCTAGCTCTTCCCCGGTAATCTCCTTGTACGCATCGTAGAAGTAGGACGGTGGCTGCCAGTGACGATGCCCCGCTGTAGGGTCGTATCCCCGCCATGGTTTTCCGCTATCCCCTTGTCGCACGCCAGGACCGGTGAGATCAGTGCGTCGCCAGCGCCGTCCTTCGTCATCCTTGTGAGTGAAGAACGCGTCCACGTACTGCTCGTCATAGGCAGAGAACTGAGCGTTCCACGTGTACTGGCTCGACTTGGTGTAGAATAGCAGGCTGTCATGCGTTGCGCCGTACCGATTGGCGGAGTTGTGGGCACTGGTCCGCTTCCATATCACCTCGTTCCTGAAGTTCACGGGGAGGAATACCACGTCCAGCAGAATCTTGAGATAGTGGCTGGCGGTCGGGTCGCAGTGTAGGTAGAGGCTCCCGGTCGGCTTCAGTACCCGGTGGAGTTCGAGGAGGCGCGGGGCCATCATGAGGAGGTAGGCCATCATCTCGCTGGTGCCGAGGATGCGGTAGAGCGACTCCATCAGGTCGAAGAGCTTGGCGTTGCGCGGCTCCCTGAAGAACTCCTCGTAGGTGAGCTTGCTCCACTGCCAGGTATCGGTGAAGGCGGTGATCTGCGCCTGGTTCTCGTCCTTCTTCGCCTGCTTGAAGAGGACGTTGTAGTCCCGCGCGGAGTTGAACGGCGGGTCGAGGTAGACCAGATCGACCGACTCGTCCGCGATGTGCTCGCGCATGATGGTGAGGTTATCGCCGTAGTAGAGAGTGTTCTTCATCTTGGGAATCCCGGGTGAACCCGCTACGGTGTCATTCTGAGCGAAGCGAAGAATCTGGCCGGAGAGATTCTTCGCTTCGCTCAGAATGACAGGGCGTCTCAGAATGACAGGTTGCCTCGGATTTGCGTAAAGCTGTATAGAGAATGTTCTTCGCGAGCCGAGCGGTTTCCTGCCTGGGAAGGGGCCGGACGCCGGGCCGAGGGGGTTCTGCCCCCGGGGCCTTTACCGAACCTCCCCCGACCCCTCCTTGATAAGGAGGGGAGCGCTGATGAACCTACTTCTCCTGCTCCACTACCACCGACGCCAGGTCGCCGAAGGACACCTCGATGCGCGACCATGCTGCAGGTCCACCGTCCTTCGATACACGCGCCGAAGCGCGCACTCAGGACTTACGGTCGCGGGTGGACCCTGAATCCAGTTCAGGGTGACAGCTGTTCCACCACCACCGGCGTCAAGCCGGGGTAGGAGACCTCGATCCGCCCGCCGGACGGGCCGGCCCACTTCACGCCGACCGACGCCTTGCCGATCTCGCCGGTGACTACCTCGCCCGCGTCGAGCTTCCCGCCGCTGATCTTGACGCGCGGTCTCAGACCCGCGATCCCGTTCGCCCCGATGTCCGTCACGCCGACGGTGAGGTCGGCCTTGCCGGGTTCGACCGCCTCCAGGACGGCCGTCAGGCGCTTCGGCGGGCCGGCGACCGTCTCGATCGTCGTCCGCGCGAACTTCGAGCCGAGCCGGACCACGACTTCCACCTTGCCGACCTTGTAGCCGGTGAAGATTCCCGCCTGGTCCACGAACCCGATGCCCTTGTCCGTGCTCCAGATCGCCCTGCTCGCGAGCATCTTCTTCAACGGCTGCCTGGTCGCGGAGTCAATGAGTCTGAGCCGGACCGTCTCCGCGGAGGCCACCGGCTTCGTAACCTGCGAGATCTCGAAGTCCACCGAGGGCCACGACGGCTCGTCCGCGAAGACCGCGATCCCGTTCGGGAGCGGCCTCAGCTTCCCGTCGGACGGGCTGTTCAGGATGCCGAACCACGTCGCCATCGTGCTCGACCCGCCCCCGTCGAGGCTCAGGGCGTCCACGCACCCGAGCGACTTCATCAGGAGCGCGAGGTTCGGGAGCGGCATGCCGGTCGCGTTCTGCTGGCGGCCGTCCACGGTGGCGAGCACCAGCTTCCCGTCGGCGGTCGTGCCGAGGGCCGTCCTGGGGTGGGCGGTCGTGATGTGCCCCATCCCGATGCCCTCCTGCTGGAAATCCTCGATGATCACCCCGTCCCTGATGAGCCTGGGGGTTCCGCCGGCGGCCTGCACGACCTCGTTCCAGCCGGTGGTCGCGGTCGGGACGACGTCGAAGGTCAGCGTGACCTCCATGCCCTCCTTCAGGGCGTTCTCGACGAAGTCGCCCGCCGGTCCCGCGCCGGAGAGCACGATGCCGTCCTCCGGGATCGGCGTGTCGCCGAGGTCGGGCCTCAGTTTCGAGACCGTGCCGCGAATCGGGACTCCGAGCCGGATCGGGAGGTCTTTCGTGGTGATGACGGCCTCGGAGCCGTTGTCCTTCGTGCAGGTGCTCGTGAACCACTTCCGGGTGTAGGCGATGAGCTCGCCGGGCCCCCGGTCGCGCTCCAGGCCGTTGATCGCGCGGGAGGCGCCGTCAGGGAGAGTCACCTTCGCGTCCCAGCCGAGCACGTCGTAGAGGTACTTTCCGGTCGCCGTCATGCCGAACATCGTGCGGCGCGGGTACGGCTCGCTGACGAGTTGGCCGTTCTCGACGTGCAGGCCGAGCGGATCGCCGGTCCAGTTGCAGAAATCGGTGTTGACGACCGCCGCCGCGTGGAGCCTCCTCGCGATCGAGCCCATGTCCTCGCGGCCCCTGGTCGGGTCGAGGTCGTTCACCCGGTCGTGCGCGAGGACGGCCCTGATCTCGACGCCGGGCGCCTTCGGGTCAATCGTCAGGACGTTGATGATCCGGGGCAGAGTGCCGCTCACGGGGTCGGACGGGCGGCCGATGATCTGCTTGTAGACGACTCCGTTGGCGAGCTGCTTGATGAAGGTCTCGCCGCGCGCCGCGCCGAGCGGCAGGATGAGTGCGGCGGAGACGACTATGAGGCGGAAAAGGCCGTTTCGGCGGTTCATGGCTCCTACTCCTTTGTCGAAGGACCGGGGATCCCCGCGACGTATTATAGCACACCGCACGGACGATAATAACAAGACGCGGCGGACCGGATGATCCGCCGCGCCCACAATCCCTTGCCCCTATCGCTTGCCCTACCTAGTCAGCCGGTCCGCCAGGGCCTCGTGCTCCTGCCAGATCTCGATCGGGAGCGAGTAGCCGAACTGCTGGAACCACTTCGTCTGGCTGTCGAGTTCCTCGTACCAGGCGTCCTTGTCCACGTGCGTTAGCTCTTCCATCGTCTGGTACGATATCTTCAGGCCGGCGAGGTGCATGCTCCCCGCCGCGGGGACGTATCCGATCGGCGTCTCGACCGCCGCGCCCTGGCCCTTGCACCGCTCGATGACCCACTTCAGCACGCGGAGGTTGTCTCCGAACCCCGGCCAGAGGTACTCGCCCGCCTCGCTCTGGCGGAACCAGTTGACCCGGAATATCTTCGGCGGGTCGGTCAGCTTCCGGCCGGTCTCCAGCCAGTGCTGGAAGTACTCCGCCATGTTGTAGCCGCAGAACGGGATCATCGCCATCGGGTCGCGCCGCACGATTCCCTGCGCGCCGAGCGCCGCCGCCGTCGTCTCGGACGCCATGGTCGCGCCGATATAGGTCCCGTGCTGCCAGTTGAACGACTGGTAGACGAGCGGGGCTAGCCTCGCCCTGCGCGCGCCGAAGAGTATCGCGGATATCGGCACTCCCCGGGGGCTCTCCCACTCGGGCGAGATGCTCGGGCACTGCGACGCGGGCGCGGTGAACCTGGAGTTCGGATGCGCCCCCTTCTCGCCGCACGTCGGGGTCCAGGGCTGGCCCTGCCAGTCGAGGGCGCGACCCGGGGCGGGGTCGTCGTGGCCCTCCCACCACACCGTTCCGTCTTCCTTCAGTACGACGTTGGTGTAGATCGTGTCGCGCTCGATGGTGTGCATCGCGTTCGGGTTCGACTTGAAGTTCGTTCCCGGCACCACGCCGAAGAACCCGGCCTCGGGGTTGATCGCCCACAGCCTCCCGTCAGGGCCGACGCGCATCCAGGCGATGTCGTCGCCGACCGTCCATATCTTCCAGCCCGGCATTGATTCCGGCGGCACCAGCATCGCCAGGTTCGTCTTCCCGCACGCGCTGGGGAACGCGCCGGCCACGTAGTGGACTTCTCCCTCGGGGCTCTCGACGCCGAGGATCAGCATGTGCTCCGCCATCCAGCCTTC
This portion of the Armatimonadota bacterium genome encodes:
- a CDS encoding site-specific DNA-methyltransferase; translation: MKNTLYYGDNLTIMREHIADESVDLVYLDPPFNSARDYNVLFKQAKKDENQAQITAFTDTWQWSKLTYEEFFREPRNAKLFDLMESLYRILGTSEMMAYLLMMAPRLLELHRVLKPTGSLYLHCDPTASHYLKILLDVVFLPVNFRNEVIWKRTSAHNSANRYGATHDSLLFYTKSSQYTWNAQFSAYDEQYVDAFFTHKDDEGRRWRRTDLTGPGVRQGDSGKPWRGYDPTAGHRHWQPPSYFYDAYKEITGEELGQYDLLARLDKLDEVGMIHWPKKEGGVPQGKRYLDAALGIPMQDIWPDIKPIHNIAAERMGYPTQKPLALLERIISASSNPGDIVFDPFCGCGTAVVAAEKLGRQWIGIDITYIALDLMISRLLKDFGLTRGKEYDVLGDPKDQYSAHKLFEESPKQFEIWAVGLVAGVPQPEKSGDKGVDGKVYFMDLESKLQWAVVQVKGGKLNPGMIRDFSHVIQRDKGAMGFFICLDTPTKGMYTEAEELGFFDSPSGRKIPKLQIRTIKELLEGKEFDFPKGYSLRSSGKKLVREGEQGELGI
- a CDS encoding phosphodiester glycosidase family protein, which gives rise to MNRRNGLFRLIVVSAALILPLGAARGETFIKQLANGVVYKQIIGRPSDPVSGTLPRIINVLTIDPKAPGVEIRAVLAHDRVNDLDPTRGREDMGSIARRLHAAAVVNTDFCNWTGDPLGLHVENGQLVSEPYPRRTMFGMTATGKYLYDVLGWDAKVTLPDGASRAINGLERDRGPGELIAYTRKWFTSTCTKDNGSEAVITTKDLPIRLGVPIRGTVSKLRPDLGDTPIPEDGIVLSGAGPAGDFVENALKEGMEVTLTFDVVPTATTGWNEVVQAAGGTPRLIRDGVIIEDFQQEGIGMGHITTAHPRTALGTTADGKLVLATVDGRQQNATGMPLPNLALLMKSLGCVDALSLDGGGSSTMATWFGILNSPSDGKLRPLPNGIAVFADEPSWPSVDFEISQVTKPVASAETVRLRLIDSATRQPLKKMLASRAIWSTDKGIGFVDQAGIFTGYKVGKVEVVVRLGSKFARTTIETVAGPPKRLTAVLEAVEPGKADLTVGVTDIGANGIAGLRPRVKISGGKLDAGEVVTGEIGKASVGVKWAGPSGGRIEVSYPGLTPVVVEQLSP
- a CDS encoding phosphoenolpyruvate carboxykinase (GTP), with product MARLCKPDRVVWCDGTQEEKDRLTAEALSTGELLELNQEKLPGCTLHRTATNDVARTEHLTFICTRREEDAGPTNNWMSPEEAYAKLGDLFDGSMRGRTMYVIPFIMGAPGSPFAKVGVELSDSIYVVLNMRIMTRMGQVALDELGESDDFTKCLHSKHELDIDRRYICHFPEDNTIWSVGSGYGGNVLLGKKCLALRVASWLGRQEGWMAEHMLILGVESPEGEVHYVAGAFPSACGKTNLAMLVPPESMPGWKIWTVGDDIAWMRVGPDGRLWAINPEAGFFGVVPGTNFKSNPNAMHTIERDTIYTNVVLKEDGTVWWEGHDDPAPGRALDWQGQPWTPTCGEKGAHPNSRFTAPASQCPSISPEWESPRGVPISAILFGARRARLAPLVYQSFNWQHGTYIGATMASETTAAALGAQGIVRRDPMAMIPFCGYNMAEYFQHWLETGRKLTDPPKIFRVNWFRQSEAGEYLWPGFGDNLRVLKWVIERCKGQGAAVETPIGYVPAAGSMHLAGLKISYQTMEELTHVDKDAWYEELDSQTKWFQQFGYSLPIEIWQEHEALADRLTR